From Halomarina ordinaria:
TGCGACTGGCTGTAGATGAGGTTGCGCTGAATCTCGTTCGCGCCCTCGTAGATGACGGGGATGCGGACGTCGCGGTAGACGCGCGAGATGCGGCGGTCCTGGAGGATGGAGCGCCCGCCGTGCAGTTGCATCGCGCGTTCGGCGCAGTCGTTGGCCGTCTCCGTCGACTTCGTCTTCGCCATCGCGGCCCAGAGGCCGGCGTTCTCCTGTTCCGCGACCTTCTCGGCGGCCCGCCAGTTGAGCGCGCGGGCGGACTCGAACTCCATGCGCATGTCCGCGAGGATGTGCTGGACGGCCTGGAAGTCGCTGATGTCGCGGCCGAAGGCCTGCCGGCCGTGGGCGAACTCCCAGCCCTCCTCGATGGCGGCGGCGGCGAGGCCGAGGCCGTGTCCACCGACGACGATGCGCCCGTGGTTGAAGAACTCCGCGAGCATGTAGAAGCCCGCGCCCTCCACGCCGAGGAGGTTCTCCTCGGGGATGCGGCAGTCGTCGAGGACGATGTGGCCCTGCTTGGAGGCGCGCATGCCGATCTTCTCGGGGATGTGTTCGGCGTCGTAACCCGGTGCGTCCGTCGGGACGACGAACATCGAGTAGTTCGAGTAGCGGTCCTCCGAGTCGCCCGTCTTCGCGTAGAGGGTGAGCCAGTCGGCCTCGACGGCGTTACCGACCCAGTACTTCTCGCCGTTGAGGACCCACTCGTCGCCGTCGCGCTCGGCGCTCGTGGTCATCCCCGCGAGGTCGCTGCCCGTGTCGGGTTCCGAGGCCGCGAGCCCCGTTATCTGGTCGTT
This genomic window contains:
- a CDS encoding acyl-CoA dehydrogenase family protein, producing the protein MELLDETVVPEHARAVKEEAHEFAQEHIAPAAQEYHNSGEYPWDVLEAGMDAGLVAQDIGEEYGGRGLDLYEILALSEEFFRADAGIGLTMMLASFGAEIVEEYGNDEQKEEYLRPVAENDQITGLAASEPDTGSDLAGMTTSAERDGDEWVLNGEKYWVGNAVEADWLTLYAKTGDSEDRYSNYSMFVVPTDAPGYDAEHIPEKIGMRASKQGHIVLDDCRIPEENLLGVEGAGFYMLAEFFNHGRIVVGGHGLGLAAAAIEEGWEFAHGRQAFGRDISDFQAVQHILADMRMEFESARALNWRAAEKVAEQENAGLWAAMAKTKSTETANDCAERAMQLHGGRSILQDRRISRVYRDVRIPVIYEGANEIQRNLIYSQSQY